Below is a genomic region from Pseudomonas sp. JQ170C.
GATCCGCAGGCGGTCTGGCAGGCGGTTGACCACAAAGCGGGTACCCAGCACGCGGACCTGTGCCAGGCCGCCGTCGATGACGAAGGGCCGCTCTGGCTGGCGGGCCACCGAGAAAATGGCCTCGCCGCGCAGGAGTTCGACCTGACGCAGGTTATGGTCGAAATGCAGGTGCAGGTGGGTATCGGCATCGAGCATCAGTTCCGTTCCGTCACGCAACTGCTGCACCTGCCGCTCACCGATGCCGGTCGCCAGATGAAGCTGCAGCGCACCGTAGCGGTGGGTATGCCAACCAAACGCGCCAGCCACCGTCAGCAACACCGCCAGTACGCTGCCGTGGAGCAGCCGCCGGCGCGGTCGCTGACGGTTCTGTTCCATGGCCTGGGCCAGCGCTTGGCTGCGGCGGGTGCAGGAAAAGTCGCCCCACAGCTCGGCCAGTTCACGGTATTCGCTCTGGTGGAGCGGGTCGGCAGCCAGCCAGGTCTCGAACTGCGCGCGTTCAGGATGGTCGGCAGCAGCGTTGTACAGGCGCGCGAACCACAGCGCGGCCTGCTCGCGAGCGGTACTCATGGGCCCAGCAGTTCGCGGGCGTTGCGCAGGTCGACCAGGGCGCGGGCCATGTGCCGTTCAACCATGTTCAGGGTGATACCCAACTGCTGGGCGATCTCGCTCTGCGCGCAACCTTCGATGCGCGCCAGCCAGAAGACCTCGCGGCAGCGCGGTGGCAGGCAGTCGAGGATGCGCTGCAAGGCGATCAGCCGCTGCTGGACGTCCAGCAGGTGTTCGGCGGACGGGGCGAAGTGCGTGTCGTCGGACTCTTCATGGTGCTCAGGCAGTGGTTGCACACGGGCGTTGCGGCGGAAATGGTCGACCAGCACCGATTGGGCGACCTGCCTGAGGTAGGCGTTGGGCTGGGTCAATGGCTGGGCGGGGCGGGCCAGCGCGAAACGCAGGAACGCGTCATGCAGCACGTCATAGGCGCGTTGCACGCATCGGGTCTGGCGACTGAGACTGAGCAGCAGGTCACTGTAGGCCCAGCGCAGATCGATGTCCTGCCAGTTCACCGGCGGGTTTCGCAGACTGGCGGGGTGGAGGGGACAATCGGCACGATCGGCTGCTCTCTGATACGACCGGGCTGGTCGCGGCAGCAAGCTTAATTATTTGTCAATTCCAAGTAAATAAGAAGTATTACTATTTGTGCTTGTCTAGACAAAATGCGTCGCAGTCATATCCTGTAGGAGCGGGCTTACCCCGCGATAGCGATGTAGCTGTAAGGTCGCTACGCGGGGCAAGCCCGCTCCTACACGCTCCTACAGTGACACCAGCACATCACACTGGGATTCGTTGAGCACAT
It encodes:
- a CDS encoding FecR family protein; this translates as MSTAREQAALWFARLYNAAADHPERAQFETWLAADPLHQSEYRELAELWGDFSCTRRSQALAQAMEQNRQRPRRRLLHGSVLAVLLTVAGAFGWHTHRYGALQLHLATGIGERQVQQLRDGTELMLDADTHLHLHFDHNLRQVELLRGEAIFSVARQPERPFVIDGGLAQVRVLGTRFVVNRLPDRLRISVDHGRVQVDSLSRPGESQVLKAGEVAEVSADGRLHRVARAANDAFTFEFGRLVFDQADLAEVAASLSRYRQTPVRAGAGKSPRISAVVQLSDIEGFLQSLPQVVPVNVKHEAGATVLQPLLAQADLSKTTARLHRK
- a CDS encoding sigma-70 family RNA polymerase sigma factor, translated to MNWQDIDLRWAYSDLLLSLSRQTRCVQRAYDVLHDAFLRFALARPAQPLTQPNAYLRQVAQSVLVDHFRRNARVQPLPEHHEESDDTHFAPSAEHLLDVQQRLIALQRILDCLPPRCREVFWLARIEGCAQSEIAQQLGITLNMVERHMARALVDLRNARELLGP